The sequence CCGCGCCGGCCTCGCCGAGTTCGGGCGGATCGAGCTGCCCTTCGAACAGGCACTGCTCCACCACTCCTACGGCGCCTTCCTGCGCGGCGCGGGCCGACCCACCGACTCGGTCGGGCAGCTACAGGCCGCCCACGAGGTCTTCACCCTGCTGGACGCCCGTCCACACCTGGACCGCTGCGAGAGCGAACTGGTCGCGGGCGGATGGACACCCCGGGAAGGCCGGCGCCGGGAACGGGACGCGTCCCGGTTGAGCACCGCGGAACTCGCCGTCGCGAAGCTGGTCGCCGCGGGTCTCACCACCCGCCAGGTCGCCCGGGAGCTCGTCCTCAGCGAGAAGACCGTCGAACACCACCTGCGCTCCGTGTTCGGGAAGCTGGGCGTGACGGCGCGGACCCAGCTGGCCGGCAGGCTCGTCGCGACCGGCGGTGCCGCCCAGCCGGACCACGCCGACGCGGGTCTAGTCCGGTCCGACTGATCCGAGCCGTTCCCTTCCGCCCTCGTTCCACCCGGCGTCCGGCCGCGCCGGACACCCCGCGCGGGACCGCCAGACCCGCCCGGGCCGTTCCGGACGTCCCGCGCCGCGGATGCGTCCGGCGAGATCGCCGGACAGCACGGACGATGCCACCATGTCCGCATGAACCGGGAAACGCGGGCGGCCGGCGGGTGAGCGGTGACGACCTGTCGGCCAGCGGAAACTCGGGCCCGCCGCGGCTGCGCGAGGACATCGAGCACGCCAGGCGGAAGGCGCGCCTGAGGATCGGTCGCAGCCGGGAGGTCAGATACCTCGCGGAGCATCTGTGGGCGGGGGAACACGTCGAGCGCCTGGCCCGGGGCTCGCGGGGCAGGGAGGGAGGACTCGTCGTGCTCACCGATCGCCGCCTGCTGTTCGTGTCGGAAGGCCGGCGGCGGCGGGCCAGCGAGGAGTTCCAGCTGAGAAACGTCTCCTCGGTGGAGTGGGCCGCCGGCCTGGCGTTCGGGAAGATCACCGTGTTCGCTTCGGGGGGGAAGGCGGAGATCACGAACGTGGACAGGCGTGCCGGCAGGGAGATCACGGATCTGATCCTGCGTCGTCTCGGCCTGGCGGCACCCGTTCCGCCTGCCGCCGCTCTGTCCTCTGCCGCCGCTCTGTCCGGAGAGCTGGATCTGCGTGATCGGCTGCGCCGGCTCGGCGAGCTGCGGGACGCGGGCGTGCTCACCCGCGAGGAGTTCGAGGGCAAGCTGGCCCGGCTGCTCGGACCCGGATGACCGTCGCCGTCGGCTCGCGATCCGCTGCTTTCCGGAACCGGGCACACATGCCGTCACAAGATCGGTGGATCCGGGAGTAATCTGCTCGTCCCTGTCCGGCGTTCGAGTGCGTCGACGGGTTCCGACCAATGGGGGCCAGCATGAATCCTTCTGTTCTGAAAAGTTTTTACGTCGGTGCCCGTGCGGTGCTGCCCGTATGCGCGGTCCTCGTGCTGCTCGGCGTGTCCGGATGCGGTACCTCGGGTGATGACGCGGCTTCCTCGTCCGCACCCGGGCGACAGGGCCCGGCGGCCACCGGTGGAAACAAGCCCGAGGAGACGGCGGCGCCGTCCGCCGCCGCGCCGGCGGACGCCTGCTCCCTCGTGACCGGGCCGGAGGCGGAGAAACTCGCCGGCACGCCGCTCAGCAGCCCCGTGTCGCTCGCCGAGACGTGCACCTACACGGCGCCACCCAGTGGGCCGACGGCCCAGGTCGAGGTCTTCGTCGGGGAGACCGCGGCGAACTATCTCGCCGCCGAGCGTGGCACCGGCCACGATCTCCGACCGTTGTCGGGCATCGGTGACGAGGCCTATCTCGAGGACCAGGGGGTCTTTGTCAACAAAGCCGGCTTCTGGGTTTCGATCAAACTGGTGCGCAGCAACGACCCCGCGGAGAACAACGGGCCACTGGAGGAACTGGCCCGCACGGTTGCCGGCCGGATCTGACCGCCCGGAATCCGTCCGCGCTGACGAGCCGCTCGTCCTTTGATTTCCTTCTTGCCTCTTTCCTCCTCTTGCCTGACGGTGAACCCGTTTTTCGGGTACGAAAAGGCGAGATCGCCGAGAAAGGGGAAGGGGTGCGCCGACCCGAGGTCTCCGGGTCGGAGACCTCGGGTCGGGCGTTGACTTCTTCACTGCTCCGGTAGGAATGTGGCCGTAGCCGGGGCGGCCCGGCTGGTGGGCCCGACCGGAGGAGTGCTGATCGTGACCGCGACGGACGATCTGCTTGCGAACGCCGAAACCTACGCCCGCGGCTTCGACCAGGGTGACCTGCCGCTGCCGCCTGAGCTCGGCGTCGCGATCGTGGCCTGCATGGACGCCCGGCTGGACGTCTACCGCCTGCTGGGCCTGCGGGAGGGCCAGGCGCACGTGATCCGCAACGCGGGCGGTGCCGTCACCGACGACGAGATCCGGTCGCTGGCGATCAGCCAGCGCCTGCTCGGCACCCGGGAGATCATTCTGATCCACCACACCGACTGCGGCATGCTGACGTTCACCGACGACCAGTTCAAGGCGCAGATCACCGCGGACACCGGGATCCGCCCGCCCTGGGCGGCCGAGGCGTTCGACGACCTCGACGAGGATGTCCGCCAGTCCATCGCGCGCGTCCGGTCGAGCCCGTTCATCCCGCACACCGACGCCGTGCGGGGCTTCGTCTACTCGGTGCGGAACGGCACCCTGACCGAGGTCAAATAGCCCCGGCCGGCGCTCAGCCCTGCGGAGGGCCTCAGCCGGCCAGCAGGTAGTCCACGAGCGCCTGCGGCTGGCTCAGCGCGAGGAGGTGGCCGCCGGGCAGCGTGTCCGCCTCGACGCCCAGCCGCTCCCGGGCGACGCGCCGCTGGAAGTCGACCGGGAAGAACCGGTCGTCGGCGCCGGCGGCGACCCGGGTCGGGACGTCGGGCCACGCGTCGAGGTCACAGGTCGAGGCGAACACCGCGGGGCCCTCGGCCCGCTGGTGGGCCTCGCCGTCGGCCGCGACCTGGCGGGGCAGGTCGTGCAGGAAGTACACCGACGGGTCGAACTCGGTGGTGTACCCGGCCGCCCGCGCCGTGGCGGTCCGCGCGTCCTCGGCGCCGGTGTTGCCCCACCAGTCGCCCGGGGTCTCGCCCGGCGCGGGGACCATCGCGTTCACCAGGACGACACCGCGCACCGGCGTCCGCGCGGCGACGAGCGGCGCGGTGAACCCGCCGAGCGACTGCGCGACGACGACCACGTCGTCCCGCCCGCGGACCGCGTCGAGGACCAGCCCCGTGTACTCCGGCAGCCCGGCGGACTCGTCGTCACCGGGCAGGTCGACGGCGACGGCCCGGTGGCCGCGCGAGGTCAGCAGCGGGGCGACGCGGTGCCAGTACCAGGCGGAGCCGCCGGCGCCGGGGATGAGGGCGAAGGTCGTCACCGGGTTCCTACCGTTCCTTCAGCCAGTCGACGAGGTGGGTCCCGCCGAGCGCGGCGTCGTCGCCGGGCGTCAGGGTCCCATCGTCCAGCGACGCGCCGAAGTAGCGCGCCCGGGGGTCGGCGACGACGGGTCGGTGGTCGTCGTGGGCGGACAGCACCGTGCGGACGAGGTCGTCGAGCCGGAACCGCTCCGGGCCGGCGATCTCGACGACCCCGTTCGCCGGCGTCCCGAGCGCGGTGCCGCTGACCGCGGCGGCGACGTCGTCCGCGGCGATCGGCTGGATGAACACCGGGGGGACGCGCACCGTGCCGTCCGCGGTGCCGGCGTCCGCGATGGCGCCGACGAACTCGAAGAACTGGGTGGCGCGGACGACCGAGTAGGGGATCGGGCCGGCCGAGACCAGCCGCTCCTGCGCGGTCTTCGCGCGGAAGTACCCGCTGGCGGTCAGGCGGCCGGTGCCGACCACCGAGAGCGCGACGTGGTGCCCGACCCCGGCGGCCGCCTCGGCGGCGAGCAGGTTGGCGGTCGAGGTCTCGAAGAAGCGCAGCACCGCGTCGTCCTCGAACGACGGTGAGTTCGCCACGTCGACGAGCACGGCGGCGCCGTCGAGCGCGGCCGCCAGGCCCTCGCCGGTGAGGGCGTTGACGCCGGTCCGGGGCGAGGCGGCCACCGCCCGGTGCCCGAGCCCGGTCAGCCGCGCCACGACCCGCGAGCCGACAAGCCCACCGCCACCGATCACAACGATCTTCATGCTGACCTCCCGAGGTGTTCCGAGGACCCACGGCCGAGCCTTGTGTGCCGCGTGCCGCGTGCCGAG is a genomic window of Parafrankia discariae containing:
- a CDS encoding PH domain-containing protein; protein product: MSGDDLSASGNSGPPRLREDIEHARRKARLRIGRSREVRYLAEHLWAGEHVERLARGSRGREGGLVVLTDRRLLFVSEGRRRRASEEFQLRNVSSVEWAAGLAFGKITVFASGGKAEITNVDRRAGREITDLILRRLGLAAPVPPAAALSSAAALSGELDLRDRLRRLGELRDAGVLTREEFEGKLARLLGPG
- a CDS encoding beta-class carbonic anhydrase is translated as MTATDDLLANAETYARGFDQGDLPLPPELGVAIVACMDARLDVYRLLGLREGQAHVIRNAGGAVTDDEIRSLAISQRLLGTREIILIHHTDCGMLTFTDDQFKAQITADTGIRPPWAAEAFDDLDEDVRQSIARVRSSPFIPHTDAVRGFVYSVRNGTLTEVK
- a CDS encoding alpha/beta fold hydrolase, yielding MTTFALIPGAGGSAWYWHRVAPLLTSRGHRAVAVDLPGDDESAGLPEYTGLVLDAVRGRDDVVVVAQSLGGFTAPLVAARTPVRGVVLVNAMVPAPGETPGDWWGNTGAEDARTATARAAGYTTEFDPSVYFLHDLPRQVAADGEAHQRAEGPAVFASTCDLDAWPDVPTRVAAGADDRFFPVDFQRRVARERLGVEADTLPGGHLLALSQPQALVDYLLAG
- a CDS encoding SDR family oxidoreductase, whose product is MKIVVIGGGGLVGSRVVARLTGLGHRAVAASPRTGVNALTGEGLAAALDGAAVLVDVANSPSFEDDAVLRFFETSTANLLAAEAAAGVGHHVALSVVGTGRLTASGYFRAKTAQERLVSAGPIPYSVVRATQFFEFVGAIADAGTADGTVRVPPVFIQPIAADDVAAAVSGTALGTPANGVVEIAGPERFRLDDLVRTVLSAHDDHRPVVADPRARYFGASLDDGTLTPGDDAALGGTHLVDWLKER